A section of the Halichoerus grypus chromosome 11, mHalGry1.hap1.1, whole genome shotgun sequence genome encodes:
- the LOC118545332 gene encoding olfactory receptor 5G9-like has product MAIENYTRVTEFIFTGLNYNPQLQVFLFLLFLSFYLINLTGNLGMIILIRVDSRLHTPMYFFLSHLSFVDICFFSVVSPKMLTDFFVKKKVISFLGCALQQWFFGFFVAAECFLLASMAYDRYVAICNPLLYSVAMSQRLCIQLVVGPYVIGFMNTMTHTTNALRLPFCGPNVINHFFCDMSPLLSLVCADSWLTKLVVFVVAGAVGVFSGLTIVVSYIYILIAIMKIHSAEGRHKAFSTCSYLTAVSILYGTLFYIYVQPTASFSLDLNKVVSVFYTAVIPMLNLLIYSLRNKEVNDAIHRTVTRKKFCRA; this is encoded by the coding sequence ATGGCCATTGAAAACTACACGAGGGTCACCGAATTCATTTTCACAGGTTTGAATTACAACCCCCAATTGCaggtcttcctcttcctgcttttCCTGAGTTTCTACCTCATCAATCTAACTGGAAACTTGGGTATGATTATTCTGATTCGGGTTGATTCCCGTCTTCACACACCCATGTACTTTTTCCTAAGCCACTTGTCTTTTGTGGACATCTGCTTCTTCTCTGTTGTGAGCCCCAAGATGCTCACTGACTTCTTTGTAAAGAAGAAGGTCATCTCTTTCTTGGGCTGTGCTTTGCAACAGTGGTTTTTTGGGTTCTTTGTGGCAGCAGAGTGTTTTCTCCTGGCATCCATGGCCTATGACCGCTATGTGGCCATCTGCAACCCATTACTGTATTCCGTTGCCATGTCCCAGAGACTCTGTATCCAGCTGGTGGTTGGTCCCTACGTCATCGGGTTCATGAACACCATGACCCATACAACAAATGCACTTCGTCTTCCTTTTTGTGGCCCCAATGTCATTAATCATTTCTTCTGTGATATGTCCCCCCTGCTTTCCCTTGTATGTGCTGACAGCTGGCTTACTAAGTTGGTAGTTTTTGTTGTGGCTGGAGCTGTGGGAGTCTTCAGTGGTCTGACTATTGTGGTCTCCTACATTTACATCCTCATTGCCATCATGAAGATCCACTCTGCCGAGGGGAGGCACAAAGCCTTTTCTACCTGTTCTTACCTGACGGCTGTCTCCATCCTATATGGTActcttttctatatttatgtACAGCCTACTGCAAGTTTCTCGCTGGATCTCAATAAAGTGGTGTCGGTGTTTTACACAGCAGTGATCCCCATGTTGAATCTGCTTATCTACAGCTTGAGGAACAAGGAGGTCAATGATGCCATCCACAGGACTGTTACTAGGAAGAAGTTTTGTAGGGCCTAA